A single region of the Solwaraspora sp. WMMD406 genome encodes:
- a CDS encoding hemerythrin domain-containing protein codes for MSVGLPPIPSLGDDLDPRHDPGGRDLIDLLTEEHRAIDQLCAELTDVTDPPRRRELSEVLVATVSRHLSGAQQYLYPAVEAALADGAGLVAAAIATDRALRSAIATLDQEGPEHPTEAGPEPVDAVRVEPGAPSAPGAPAPATTAVIEAWHRHRQLVATRLLPSLREAATPEELIRLGNRVEIAEEAAPTRPHLHAPLSPPWNRVVEPALGVVDKVRDVLARRTTYAQDLTPPRGASPTAPGGTAIRGPQRGPAAEE; via the coding sequence ATGTCGGTAGGGCTCCCCCCGATTCCGTCGCTGGGCGACGACCTGGACCCACGACACGACCCCGGCGGGCGCGACCTGATCGATCTGCTGACCGAGGAGCATCGCGCGATCGACCAGCTGTGCGCCGAGCTCACCGACGTCACCGACCCGCCCCGCCGGCGGGAGTTGTCCGAGGTGCTGGTGGCGACGGTCTCCCGGCATCTGTCGGGCGCGCAGCAGTACCTCTACCCGGCGGTCGAGGCCGCGCTCGCCGACGGTGCCGGTCTGGTGGCGGCGGCGATCGCCACCGACCGCGCGCTACGGTCGGCGATCGCCACACTGGACCAGGAAGGACCGGAGCACCCGACGGAAGCCGGTCCCGAGCCGGTGGACGCGGTCAGGGTCGAGCCGGGCGCGCCGTCTGCTCCCGGCGCGCCGGCGCCGGCGACCACGGCGGTGATCGAGGCGTGGCACCGGCATCGGCAGCTGGTCGCGACCCGGTTGCTGCCGTCGTTGCGCGAGGCCGCCACGCCGGAGGAGTTGATCCGGCTGGGCAACCGGGTGGAAATAGCCGAGGAGGCGGCACCGACCCGGCCACACCTGCACGCCCCGCTCAGCCCACCGTGGAACCGGGTGGTGGAGCCGGCGCTCGGAGTCGTGGACAAGGTGCGCGACGTGCTGGCCCGACGGACCACCTACGCGCAGGACCTGACCCCTCCCCGGGGTGCGTCGCCCACGGCTCCCGGTGGCACCGCGATCCGCGGACCGCAGCGAGGTCCTGCCGCCGAGGAGTGA
- a CDS encoding DUF5703 family protein: protein MDYEYTPLRLPPNVDRVTAAAQLAIQAEFAGWELARVRLFRDGTRQVMLRRKLVAQRQPGLSV, encoded by the coding sequence ATGGACTACGAATACACGCCGCTGCGGTTACCACCGAACGTCGACCGGGTGACCGCGGCCGCGCAACTGGCGATCCAGGCCGAATTCGCGGGGTGGGAACTGGCCCGGGTCCGGCTGTTCCGGGACGGGACCCGGCAGGTGATGCTCCGCCGCAAGCTGGTCGCCCAGCGGCAGCCGGGCCTGTCGGTGTGA
- a CDS encoding M20/M25/M40 family metallo-hydrolase, with translation MSTPAAPPVPTDEVVTICRDLLRIDTTNTGDPLTSAGERLAAEYVAGRLAEVGVDSQIVESAPGRASLVARIPGTDPGRGALLVHGHLDVVPADAAEWTFPPFAGELHDGYLWGRGAIDMKDFDAMVLAVVRDWQRTGIRPPRDIVLAFTADEEAGGRYGAHHLVDRHRDLFDGCTEAIGEVGGFSYTVSDDLRLYLIETAEKGINWLRLHTRGRPGHGSMVHDDNAITALSEAVARVGRHQFPVVVTPTVRDFLTEVSELLGITFDPDDPELTIAKLGPVANMIGATIRNTANPTRLAAGYKENVIPSRASATLDCRILPGQDQQFLEQLRELIGPDVEIEHVERQPPIETSFDGPLVDAMAAALRYVDPGARVVPYMLSGGTDAKAFQQLGIRCFGFTPLRLPADLNFSALFHGIDERVPVEGLQFGVRVLDRFLRQS, from the coding sequence ATGAGCACACCCGCCGCGCCGCCCGTACCGACGGACGAGGTCGTCACCATCTGCCGTGACCTGTTGCGGATCGACACCACCAACACCGGAGACCCGCTCACCAGCGCCGGGGAACGCCTCGCCGCGGAGTACGTCGCCGGTCGACTCGCCGAAGTCGGGGTCGACAGCCAGATCGTGGAGTCGGCACCCGGCCGGGCCAGCCTGGTGGCCCGGATCCCCGGCACCGACCCCGGACGCGGTGCCCTGCTCGTCCACGGACACCTCGACGTGGTGCCCGCCGACGCCGCCGAGTGGACGTTCCCCCCGTTCGCCGGTGAGCTACACGACGGCTACCTCTGGGGTCGCGGGGCGATCGACATGAAGGACTTCGACGCGATGGTGCTGGCGGTGGTCCGCGACTGGCAGCGCACCGGGATCCGGCCGCCCCGGGACATCGTGCTCGCCTTCACCGCCGACGAGGAGGCCGGCGGCCGGTACGGCGCGCACCACCTGGTCGACCGGCACCGGGATCTGTTCGACGGCTGCACCGAGGCCATCGGAGAGGTCGGCGGCTTCTCCTACACCGTCAGCGACGATCTGCGGTTGTACCTGATCGAGACCGCCGAAAAGGGCATCAACTGGCTGCGCCTGCACACCAGGGGCCGGCCCGGACACGGATCCATGGTGCACGACGACAACGCGATCACCGCGTTGTCCGAGGCGGTCGCCCGGGTCGGGCGACACCAGTTCCCGGTCGTGGTCACCCCGACCGTACGGGACTTCCTGACCGAGGTCTCCGAACTGCTCGGCATCACCTTCGATCCGGACGACCCGGAGCTGACCATCGCCAAGCTGGGGCCGGTCGCGAACATGATCGGCGCGACGATCCGCAACACCGCCAACCCGACCAGGCTCGCCGCCGGCTACAAGGAGAACGTCATTCCGAGCCGGGCCAGCGCCACCCTCGACTGCCGTATCCTGCCCGGCCAGGACCAGCAGTTCCTGGAACAGCTGCGGGAACTGATCGGGCCGGACGTGGAGATCGAGCACGTGGAGCGGCAGCCGCCGATCGAGACCAGCTTCGACGGCCCGTTGGTCGACGCGATGGCCGCCGCGTTGCGGTACGTGGATCCGGGCGCTCGCGTGGTGCCGTACATGCTTTCCGGCGGCACCGACGCCAAGGCGTTCCAACAACTCGGGATCCGCTGCTTCGGCTTCACCCCGCTACGGCTGCCCGCCGACCTGAATTTCTCCGCGTTGTTCCATGGCATCGACGAGCGGGTTCCGGTGGAGGGGCTACAGTTCGGCGTGCGAGTGCTCGACCGCTTCCTGCGCCAGAGCTGA
- a CDS encoding SCO1664 family protein, whose protein sequence is MTSDLRPVGDDTDALRLLRTGTVQVEGQLVDASNTTLRGVIAADGLTARCVYKPIRGERPLWDFPDGTLAGREVSAYLVARALDWPMVPPTVLRDGPFGPGACQLWIDEPAEVTPLVDFVPADQVPPDWLPIAAARDPAGTAYALAHADDPRLARMAVFDVVVNNADRKGGHVLVGSGDRLYGVDHGLCFHVEDKLRTVLWGFSGRPLPDGAEPALGRLRDALGGPLAERLAQLLTPAEIAALTVRTERLVTDGRFPAPPAERSAIPWPPV, encoded by the coding sequence GTGACCTCCGATCTGCGGCCGGTGGGCGACGACACCGACGCGTTGCGGCTGCTGCGTACCGGCACCGTCCAGGTGGAGGGGCAGCTGGTCGACGCGTCCAACACCACGCTGCGCGGCGTGATCGCGGCCGATGGTCTGACCGCGCGCTGTGTCTACAAGCCGATCCGTGGTGAACGCCCGCTGTGGGACTTCCCGGACGGCACCCTGGCGGGCCGGGAAGTCTCGGCCTATCTGGTGGCGCGGGCGCTGGACTGGCCGATGGTGCCGCCGACCGTCCTGCGCGACGGGCCGTTCGGTCCCGGCGCGTGTCAACTGTGGATCGACGAGCCGGCGGAGGTGACGCCGCTTGTGGATTTCGTCCCCGCCGACCAGGTGCCACCGGATTGGCTGCCGATCGCCGCCGCGCGGGACCCGGCCGGCACCGCGTACGCGCTGGCGCACGCCGACGATCCCCGGCTGGCCCGGATGGCGGTCTTCGACGTGGTGGTGAACAACGCCGACCGCAAGGGTGGCCATGTGCTGGTGGGGTCGGGCGACCGGCTGTACGGAGTCGATCACGGGCTCTGCTTCCACGTGGAGGACAAGCTGCGGACCGTGCTGTGGGGCTTTTCGGGCCGGCCGCTGCCGGACGGCGCGGAGCCCGCGCTGGGTCGACTGCGTGACGCCTTGGGCGGTCCGCTCGCCGAGCGGTTGGCCCAGCTGTTGACGCCGGCCGAGATCGCCGCGTTGACGGTCCGGACCGAGCGGCTGGTCACCGACGGCCGGTTTCCGGCGCCCCCGGCGGAGCGCAGCGCCATTCCGTGGCCGCCGGTGTGA
- a CDS encoding DUF3090 domain-containing protein, which yields MTHQVHAFEPPERFVAGTVGPPGERTFFLQARGGGRVVSVALEKVQVSLLAEKLEELLAEAQRRFGVDVPESPIGQSDNDPLETPVDEEFRVGTLGLAFDVDTATVVIEAIAVGEQEVEAELGDDDDVVAEAVDDDAEAVDASLDRLRVRLTPAAARGFIDRARRVVAAGRPPCPLCGQPLDPRGHLCPRNNGYHR from the coding sequence ATGACCCACCAGGTGCATGCCTTCGAGCCGCCGGAGCGGTTCGTCGCGGGAACCGTGGGGCCGCCGGGGGAGCGGACGTTCTTCCTGCAGGCCCGGGGCGGCGGCCGTGTGGTGAGCGTGGCACTGGAAAAGGTCCAGGTGTCGCTGCTGGCCGAGAAGCTCGAGGAGTTGCTGGCCGAGGCGCAACGCCGCTTCGGCGTGGACGTGCCGGAGAGCCCGATCGGTCAGTCGGACAACGATCCGCTGGAAACCCCGGTCGACGAGGAGTTCCGGGTCGGCACGTTGGGGTTGGCGTTCGATGTCGACACCGCGACGGTGGTCATCGAGGCGATCGCCGTCGGTGAGCAGGAGGTCGAGGCCGAGCTCGGCGACGACGACGACGTCGTCGCGGAGGCGGTGGACGACGACGCGGAGGCGGTCGACGCCAGTCTCGATCGGCTCCGGGTCCGGCTCACCCCGGCGGCCGCGCGGGGCTTCATCGACCGGGCTCGGCGGGTCGTCGCCGCGGGTCGTCCACCGTGTCCGCTCTGCGGCCAGCCGCTGGATCCACGTGGGCATCTCTGTCCACGGAACAACGGCTACCACCGCTGA
- a CDS encoding MSMEG_4193 family putative phosphomutase, with the protein MAAVATLVLLRHGRTTANAQGGLAGRRPVELDETGREQAQTVGSRLSRVPWAQVVSSPLVRCRQTVELALPGVNPVLEERLVECGYGEWEGRPLGELAKEPLWRVVQEHPSAVVFPGGEAMAAVAARSVAAVRHWDGVVEAERGADAFWLACTHGDVIKAIVADALGLHLDMFQRIVADPASVTVIRYTPTRPFLLRLNDTGTDLAALVPAKQGHARRADATDSDAPVGGGTGVSGDKGALR; encoded by the coding sequence CTGGCGGCCGTGGCGACATTGGTGCTTCTACGACACGGCCGGACGACGGCCAACGCTCAGGGCGGGCTCGCCGGCCGGCGACCGGTCGAACTCGACGAGACCGGCCGCGAGCAGGCTCAAACGGTCGGCAGCCGGCTGTCCCGGGTGCCCTGGGCGCAGGTGGTCAGCAGCCCGCTGGTCCGGTGTCGGCAGACCGTGGAGTTGGCCCTGCCCGGGGTGAACCCGGTGTTGGAGGAGCGACTCGTCGAGTGCGGGTACGGCGAGTGGGAAGGCCGGCCGCTGGGCGAACTGGCCAAGGAACCGTTGTGGCGGGTGGTGCAGGAGCATCCCAGCGCCGTGGTGTTCCCGGGGGGTGAGGCGATGGCTGCGGTGGCCGCCCGGTCGGTCGCCGCGGTGCGGCACTGGGACGGTGTCGTCGAGGCCGAACGTGGTGCCGACGCGTTCTGGTTGGCCTGCACCCACGGTGATGTGATCAAAGCCATCGTCGCGGACGCCCTCGGTCTGCATCTGGACATGTTCCAGCGGATCGTGGCCGACCCCGCTTCGGTCACGGTGATCCGGTACACCCCGACCCGGCCGTTCCTGCTGCGGCTCAACGACACCGGTACCGACCTGGCCGCTCTGGTCCCGGCGAAACAGGGCCATGCCCGCCGAGCCGACGCGACCGACTCCGACGCCCCGGTCGGTGGTGGCACCGGCGTGAGTGGCGACAAAGGTGCACTCCGGTGA
- the mshC gene encoding cysteine--1-D-myo-inosityl 2-amino-2-deoxy-alpha-D-glucopyranoside ligase, whose protein sequence is MDSWTGHEVPRLPGTSQPLALFDSARQMVAATRPADRATMYVCGITPYDATHLGHAATMLTFDLVQRMWRDAGHQVDYVQNVTDIDDPLLERAARDGEDWVVLAMRETALFREDMEALRILPPTRYVGAVESIPAIADQVRVLLDGGAGYRLDDGTGDVYFDVAAAPRFGYESNLSREQMLVFSAERGGDPQRPGKRDPLDPLLWRGARDGEPAWNGGPLGPGRPGWHIECAVIALRLLGSRIDVQGGGNDLIFPHHECSAAHAERLSGQAPFAAHYVHAGMIGLNGEKMSKSRGNLVFVSRLRADRVDPMALRLALIAGHYRADRQWTDEVLKTGQQRWQRWREAAGCAAGPSGADLLAGVRGRLADDLDTPGAVALVDEWADRALAGEGSTDRDAPRLVAATCDALLGVRVGDQPAR, encoded by the coding sequence ATGGACTCCTGGACCGGCCACGAGGTGCCCCGTCTGCCGGGCACCAGCCAGCCGTTGGCGTTGTTCGACTCGGCGCGCCAGATGGTGGCGGCGACCCGGCCGGCGGACCGGGCGACGATGTACGTCTGTGGCATCACCCCGTACGACGCCACGCATCTCGGCCATGCCGCGACGATGCTCACCTTCGACCTGGTGCAGCGGATGTGGCGCGACGCCGGCCATCAGGTCGACTACGTGCAGAACGTCACCGACATCGACGATCCCTTGCTGGAGCGGGCGGCGCGGGACGGTGAGGACTGGGTGGTCCTGGCCATGCGCGAGACCGCGTTGTTCCGCGAGGACATGGAGGCGTTGCGGATCCTGCCGCCGACCCGGTACGTCGGTGCGGTGGAGTCGATCCCGGCGATCGCCGACCAGGTACGGGTACTGCTCGACGGTGGTGCCGGATACCGGTTGGACGACGGCACCGGGGACGTCTACTTCGACGTGGCGGCCGCGCCGCGCTTCGGCTACGAGTCGAACCTTTCCCGAGAGCAGATGCTGGTGTTCTCGGCCGAACGCGGCGGTGACCCGCAGCGGCCCGGTAAGCGCGATCCGCTCGACCCTCTGCTGTGGCGGGGCGCTCGTGACGGCGAACCGGCGTGGAACGGTGGGCCGCTGGGCCCGGGACGGCCGGGTTGGCACATCGAGTGCGCGGTGATCGCACTGCGCCTGCTCGGGTCGCGGATCGACGTGCAGGGCGGCGGCAACGATCTGATCTTTCCGCACCACGAGTGTTCGGCGGCGCATGCCGAGCGGCTGTCCGGTCAGGCACCGTTCGCCGCGCACTACGTGCATGCCGGGATGATCGGGCTCAACGGCGAGAAGATGTCCAAGTCCCGGGGCAACCTGGTGTTCGTCTCCCGGCTGCGGGCCGACCGGGTGGATCCGATGGCCTTGCGGCTGGCGCTGATCGCCGGTCACTATCGCGCGGACCGACAGTGGACCGACGAGGTGCTCAAGACCGGTCAGCAGCGGTGGCAGCGGTGGCGGGAGGCGGCCGGGTGCGCGGCGGGCCCCTCGGGGGCCGACCTGTTGGCCGGGGTGCGCGGTCGGTTGGCCGACGATCTCGACACTCCCGGCGCGGTCGCTCTGGTCGACGAGTGGGCCGATCGGGCGCTCGCCGGCGAGGGTAGTACGGACCGGGACGCTCCGCGGCTGGTGGCGGCGACCTGCGACGCCCTGTTGGGCGTGCGGGTCGGTGATCAGCCGGCCCGCTGA
- a CDS encoding LLM class F420-dependent oxidoreductase, giving the protein MRLGLSLGYLTTASSPAVHLALAKEADRLGYAVVWAAEAYGSDSPSVLAWLAGQTARIDLGAAVMQIPARTPAATAMTAATIDALSGGRFRLGLGVSGPQVSEGWHGVRFGRPLARTREYVDVVRMAVGRQRVEYSGEHYTLPLPDGPGKTLKLNFRPPRPDIPVYLAAVGPRNLELAGEIADGWLAIFYAPETAAEQLAVLTTGRARAGRELAGFDVVPTVPVVVGDDVAACADLVRGYAALYVGGMGSRTQNFYHQLATRMGYGQAADLVQEHYLAGRYREAAAAVPLEFIDRTSLLGPPGRIADRIGQYAASGVTTLSVSLFTPDADAGVATLRTVAQALDAAGVGA; this is encoded by the coding sequence GTGCGACTCGGACTCAGCCTGGGCTACCTGACGACTGCCAGTAGCCCGGCGGTTCACCTGGCCCTGGCCAAGGAAGCCGACCGGCTCGGCTACGCGGTCGTCTGGGCGGCCGAGGCCTACGGATCCGACTCGCCGAGCGTACTCGCCTGGTTGGCTGGCCAGACCGCCCGGATCGACCTGGGTGCCGCGGTGATGCAGATCCCGGCCCGCACCCCGGCGGCCACCGCGATGACTGCGGCCACCATCGACGCGTTGTCCGGCGGCCGGTTCCGGCTCGGCCTGGGTGTCTCCGGCCCGCAGGTGTCCGAGGGTTGGCACGGGGTCCGGTTCGGCCGTCCGCTGGCCCGGACCCGGGAGTACGTCGACGTCGTCCGGATGGCGGTCGGCCGGCAGCGGGTCGAGTACTCCGGCGAGCACTACACCCTGCCCCTGCCCGACGGTCCCGGCAAGACGCTGAAGCTCAACTTCCGCCCACCCCGGCCGGACATCCCGGTCTACCTGGCGGCGGTGGGCCCGCGTAACCTGGAGCTGGCCGGTGAGATCGCCGACGGCTGGCTGGCCATCTTCTACGCGCCGGAAACCGCCGCCGAGCAGCTGGCGGTGCTCACCACCGGCCGGGCCCGGGCCGGCCGGGAGCTGGCCGGGTTCGACGTGGTGCCGACCGTACCGGTGGTGGTCGGTGACGACGTGGCCGCCTGCGCCGATCTGGTCCGTGGCTACGCGGCGCTCTACGTCGGCGGGATGGGCAGCCGGACACAGAATTTCTATCACCAGTTGGCCACCCGGATGGGCTACGGGCAAGCGGCCGACCTGGTCCAGGAGCACTACCTGGCGGGCCGCTACCGTGAGGCGGCGGCGGCCGTACCGCTGGAGTTCATCGACCGGACCTCGTTGCTCGGTCCGCCGGGGCGGATCGCCGACCGGATCGGCCAGTACGCGGCGTCCGGGGTGACCACCCTGTCGGTCAGTCTGTTCACCCCGGACGCCGACGCGGGAGTCGCGACCCTGCGGACCGTCGCGCAGGCGCTCGACGCCGCCGGGGTGGGCGCGTGA
- a CDS encoding aldo/keto reductase, whose amino-acid sequence MQQRPLGRSGLAVSRLALGTMTWGRDTDADDAAAQLKSYLDAGGNLVDTADVYGDGDAEAVIGSLLDSLVPRDELLIATKAGLRPGTARRRDTSRGHLLRTLDASLRRLGTDYVDLWQVHGHDPQTPLEETLSTLDHAVASGRVRYVGVSNFAGWQTAQASAWQAAVPGRAPVVAAQMEYSLLERGIERELLPACAALGLGVLPWSPLGRGVLTGKYRHGRPGDSRAASTHFERFVAGYLEPRCSSIVEAVATAATGLGVAPLEVALAWVRDRPGVTAPILGARTAGQLVGALQVERMTLPVEIAHALDDVSAPPVGYPERDG is encoded by the coding sequence ATGCAGCAGCGACCGCTCGGCCGAAGCGGGCTGGCGGTTTCCCGGCTCGCGCTCGGCACGATGACGTGGGGCCGGGACACCGACGCGGACGACGCGGCGGCACAACTGAAAAGCTATCTCGACGCCGGTGGCAACCTGGTAGACACCGCCGACGTGTACGGAGACGGTGACGCCGAAGCGGTCATCGGCTCCCTGCTGGACAGTCTGGTCCCCCGCGACGAGCTGCTGATCGCCACCAAAGCGGGGCTGCGGCCGGGTACGGCACGCCGCCGGGACACCTCCCGTGGCCACCTGTTGCGCACGCTCGACGCGTCGCTACGCCGGCTCGGCACCGACTACGTCGATCTGTGGCAGGTGCACGGGCACGACCCGCAGACGCCGCTGGAGGAGACGCTCAGCACGCTGGACCACGCGGTGGCCAGCGGTCGGGTCCGCTACGTCGGGGTCTCCAACTTTGCCGGCTGGCAGACCGCCCAGGCCTCGGCCTGGCAGGCGGCGGTGCCGGGCCGGGCTCCGGTGGTCGCCGCCCAGATGGAGTACTCCCTGCTGGAACGGGGCATCGAACGGGAGTTGCTGCCGGCGTGCGCGGCGCTGGGACTGGGGGTGCTGCCCTGGTCCCCGCTGGGTCGCGGGGTACTCACCGGGAAGTACCGACACGGCCGACCCGGTGACTCACGGGCCGCGTCGACACACTTCGAGCGGTTCGTCGCCGGTTATCTGGAACCCCGCTGCTCCAGCATCGTCGAGGCGGTCGCGACCGCGGCCACCGGACTCGGCGTGGCACCGCTGGAGGTCGCCCTGGCCTGGGTGCGGGACCGCCCCGGGGTCACCGCGCCGATCCTCGGCGCGCGCACCGCCGGGCAGTTGGTCGGGGCACTACAGGTGGAGCGGATGACGCTGCCCGTCGAGATCGCTCATGCGCTCGACGACGTCTCGGCGCCGCCGGTCGGGTACCCGGAGCGCGACGGGTGA
- a CDS encoding undecaprenyl-diphosphate phosphatase produces MSWIEVIVLGVVQGLTEFLPISSSAHLRITSALFFEADAGASFTAVTQLGTEAAVLLYFAKDIWRISKTWIVGIWDSSVRSDPDYRMGWYVIIGSIPIGVLGLLFKDQIRTGLRNLWITATVLIVFGLILAVAEYWGRQTRTLQRLTARDSVVMGFAQAMALIPGVSRSGGTLTAGLFLNLTREAAARFSFLLAIPAVVMSGVFSLPDVFDPQGRAPTVAQMVVATVIAFAVGYAAIAWLLRFVAHHTLYAFVLYRVALGALVMALLMTGTIAAT; encoded by the coding sequence ATGAGCTGGATCGAGGTCATCGTGCTCGGCGTCGTGCAGGGGCTCACCGAGTTCCTGCCGATCAGTTCCTCGGCGCATCTGCGCATCACGTCGGCGCTGTTCTTCGAGGCCGACGCGGGCGCTTCGTTCACCGCTGTCACCCAGTTGGGCACCGAGGCGGCGGTGCTGCTCTACTTCGCCAAGGACATCTGGCGGATCTCGAAGACCTGGATCGTGGGGATCTGGGATTCCTCGGTACGGTCGGACCCCGACTACCGCATGGGCTGGTACGTCATCATCGGCTCGATTCCGATCGGCGTGCTGGGTCTGCTGTTCAAGGATCAGATCCGCACCGGGCTGCGGAACCTGTGGATCACGGCGACGGTGCTTATCGTGTTCGGGCTGATCCTGGCCGTCGCCGAGTACTGGGGGCGGCAGACCCGCACCCTGCAGCGGCTGACCGCCCGGGACAGCGTGGTGATGGGCTTCGCGCAGGCGATGGCGCTGATACCGGGCGTCTCCCGCTCGGGCGGGACCCTCACCGCGGGCCTGTTCCTGAACCTCACCCGGGAGGCGGCGGCCCGGTTCTCCTTCCTGCTGGCCATTCCGGCGGTGGTGATGTCCGGAGTGTTCAGCCTGCCGGACGTGTTCGATCCGCAGGGCCGGGCACCGACCGTCGCGCAGATGGTGGTGGCCACGGTCATCGCGTTCGCTGTCGGATACGCGGCGATCGCCTGGCTGCTGCGGTTCGTGGCGCACCACACCCTGTACGCCTTCGTGCTCTATCGGGTCGCACTCGGCGCTCTGGTGATGGCGCTGCTGATGACGGGGACCATCGCGGCGACCTGA
- a CDS encoding LysR family transcriptional regulator, with protein sequence MNLELRHLRVVCAIAETGSVTKAASMLGLAQPALTAQLQRIERTLGGPLFERDRRGARPTALGELVLARARVLLPAMKGLQDEAARLAGTGSVMSRFRLGGVNSPILGGLVHRLAADQPQAQISTYASWYVDELAQMVLGGRLDYALTGVCGDATPSAEFGLAWRPVAVDAIFVLLPEGHPMAQHREVELGMLADEQWVAAPGDGCFGDCFAAACARSGFTPRKMYETDIRGCVDLVESGEAVALCQATFRPISGLVTRPLAGAPLRWRLLLGWHPDAPAATLADRVFDHAAAAYTDSLARNPQYLGWLDHNPGFGAQTRTRTDITPT encoded by the coding sequence ATGAACCTGGAGCTGCGGCACCTGCGGGTGGTCTGCGCCATCGCCGAGACGGGTAGCGTCACCAAGGCGGCCTCCATGTTAGGCCTCGCACAACCAGCACTCACCGCCCAGCTGCAGCGCATCGAGCGGACGTTGGGCGGCCCACTGTTCGAACGCGACCGCCGGGGTGCCCGTCCGACGGCCCTGGGTGAGCTGGTCCTGGCCAGGGCCAGGGTGCTGTTGCCGGCGATGAAGGGCCTGCAGGACGAAGCGGCCCGGCTCGCCGGCACGGGCAGCGTGATGAGCCGGTTCCGGCTCGGCGGGGTGAACAGCCCCATCCTCGGGGGTCTGGTGCACCGGCTCGCCGCCGACCAACCACAGGCACAAATCAGCACCTACGCCTCCTGGTACGTCGACGAACTCGCCCAGATGGTGCTCGGCGGCCGGCTCGACTACGCGCTCACCGGCGTCTGCGGTGACGCGACGCCGTCAGCGGAGTTCGGACTCGCCTGGCGGCCGGTGGCGGTCGACGCGATCTTCGTCCTGTTGCCGGAGGGGCATCCGATGGCGCAGCACCGCGAGGTGGAACTCGGCATGCTCGCCGACGAACAGTGGGTCGCCGCGCCCGGGGACGGCTGCTTCGGCGACTGCTTCGCCGCCGCCTGCGCCCGATCAGGCTTCACTCCCCGCAAGATGTACGAAACCGACATCCGCGGGTGCGTCGACCTGGTCGAGTCCGGGGAGGCGGTCGCCCTGTGCCAAGCTACCTTCCGCCCGATCAGCGGGTTGGTGACCCGCCCCTTGGCCGGCGCGCCACTGCGGTGGCGGCTGTTGCTCGGTTGGCATCCCGACGCACCGGCGGCCACCCTCGCCGACCGGGTGTTCGACCACGCCGCCGCCGCCTACACCGACTCACTGGCCCGCAATCCGCAGTACCTGGGGTGGCTGGATCACAACCCCGGCTTCGGCGCGCAGACCAGGACCAGGACCGACATCACGCCCACCTGA